A single window of Malus sylvestris chromosome 5, drMalSylv7.2, whole genome shotgun sequence DNA harbors:
- the LOC126624093 gene encoding protein SCAR1-like isoform X2 — translation MPLVRFQVRNEYSLGQPQLYKEVNREDPKAVLDGVAVSGLVGILRQLGDLAEFAAEVFHGLQEQVMTTASRSHKLIVRVQHIEAALPSLEKAVLAQTSHIHFAYTGGIEWHPRIRNEKNHLIYNDLPRFIMDSYEECRDPPRLDLLDKYDTGGPGSCLKRYSDPTFFKKASAIPDEENVEKVRRSRKAQRSKKKRGSQRNGDVLRGASASNRSSRMQHISPIVNGRSSSSQTASTADMALKSDLGDNSISFDSRTELGYIEYAAHPTSSMQAEEHESKESPTSKLVQHDDTIDSVSPADQTGFVGDNFPGSSLQDQVTSGSSCVNWDEKTEIVDPKCQQNGIDENTEIHPTKDDLDAHEAGAGNFRIVERMDALFVDENIVESISIRNQTDEIESEPDNFMDALNTIESESETDLDCQTKREVEHFASVVSNKESYGVHDISLDCSGLQTPTFEFHTSTSYISFEAEVPTDLPNSALSESPTHKQMPQIDMEPSNPNHTVGTNSAEIFFGSRLESVSGDSTSSGSGTTNLEDKTISSLYIPQESPADISRSNSTSPSSGATNEQDKTISSLCEAQESPADISRNNSTPSGSGTTNVKDEITSRLCESQESPADISRNNSTPSGSGTTNVKDEITSRLCEAQESPADISKNNSTPSGFGTTNVKDEITSHLCESQESPADISRNNSTPSGSGTTNVKDEITSRLCESKESPADISRNDSTPSGSGTTNVKDEITSRLCESQESPADISRNNSTPSGSGTTNVKDEITSHLCESQESPTDISRNNSTPSGSGTMNVKDEITSRLCESQETPAEISRNNSTPSGSGTKNVKDEITSRLCESQESPADISRNNSINFWTNGGLLGLEPSKPPDFTMPSPISQDSANRSHTETVGLSNHAYKLIVDEHECEHSPLVENAGCNDKDLSSKCSISCSENQDDGITFKKIPNGFSPTELYPKLRNLGDTMEPGTVLPVVPYGKSTSNEANQGNEESSSRVFGLGRMLLVNGFGRKAAQAHDDGSEPASYSNAGVLDQKNEQHRLEYQAFPETSFRDQFEHGTGIDSSPSSPPLEHMKISFHPVDGIETSILKLKLSDGNQGHESVRDMFQSFQLIPEPAIPLHEFGSDSDDDTFCRSSPYISDDCHSQLSESNSEQWESSETLERNNHGLYDGLCGISSEELISTSPELGGISHNATYDDGGSKSVHTENGLEHSLSDPVLDLPSFDALGPVLQQETKDDSDPKDLPGLRCSVDYTPGPPPLPPVEWRASKPPSNVTEEKQDAFEGFRHALNAELLGSITLQQPKPPVQQQQMNEDFIKPKRKDQHLNGQKEADQALNGKGIDEKEDFLQQIRTKSFNLRRTVPAKAADTPVPTTNFKVTAILEKANAIRQAVGSDEGDDDDTWSDT, via the exons ATGCCGCTGGTGAGGTTTCAGGTGCGGAACGAGTACAGCTTGGGGCAGCCTCAGTTATACAAGGAGGTAAACAGAGAAGATCCCAAAGCTGTGCTCGACGGCGTCGCCGTCTCTGGCCTCGTTGGGATCTTACGCCAATTGGGGGATCTTGCCGA GTTTGCAGCAGAGGTCTTTCATGGCTTGCAAGAGCAAGTGATGACTACAGCTTCTAGAAGCCATAAACTGATTGTTCGTGTGCAACACATTGAAGCTGCACTTCCTTCCCTCGAGAAGGCTGTACTTGCTCAAACAAGCCACATACATTTTGCTTACACCGGTG GTATAGAGTGGCATCCTCGTATTCGAAATGAGAAAAATCATTTGATCTACAATGACTTGCCGCGTTTTATTATGGATTCATACGAAGAATGTCGGGATCCTCCACGTTTGGATTTACTGGACAA ATATGATACTGGTGGCCCAGGATCTTGTTTGAAGAGATATTCAGATCCAACCTTTTTCAAAAAAGCATCAGCTATCCCTGATGAAGAAAATGTTGAAAAAGTCCGAAGATCTAGGAAAGCTCAAAGAAGCAAG AAGAAAAGAGGATCACAACGTAATGGAGATGTATTGCGTGGTGCATCAGCATCTAATCGCAGTAGCAG AATGCAACATATTTCTCCCATTGTAAATGGGCGAAGCTCATCTTCTCAAACTGCCTCTACAGCAGACATGGCATTAAAATCTGACCTGGGAGACAATTCCATTTCTTTTGATTCAAGAACTGAGTTGGGATATATTGAGTATGCTGCCCATCCAACTTCCTCCATGCAAGCTGAAGAACATGAATCCAAGGAATCACCTACTTCTAAGTTGGTGCAACATGATGATACTATTGATTCTGTTTCGCCTGCTGATCAAACTGGATTTGTAGGTGATAACTTTCCTGGAAGTTCATTACAGGATCAAGTTACCTCTGGTTCATCTTGTGTTAACTGGGATGAGAAAACAGAGATAGTGGATCCAAAATGTCAACAAAATGGTATAGATGAAAATACAGAGATACATCCAACAAAAGATGACTTGGATGCACATGAAGCCGGAGCAGGTAACTTTAGAATTGTTGAGCGAATGGATGCCCTCTTTGTTGATGAAAACATTGTGGAATCAATTTCAATCAGGAATCAGACTGATGAAATTGAAAGTGAACCCGACAATTTCATGGATGCTCTTAACACCATTGAATCAGAATCTGAAACCGATTTAGATTGTCAAACAAAACGAGAAgttgaacatttcgcctctgTTGTCAGCAACAAAGAATCATACGGGGTGCATGACATTAGCCTCGATTGTTCAGGCCTTCAAACTCCAACTTTTGAATTTCATACTTCAACATCTTACATTTCCTTCGAAGCAGAAGTGCCGACAGATCTGCCAAACTCAGCCTTGTCAGAGAGTCCTACACATAAGCAGATGCCTCAGATAGACATGGAACCTTCTAATCCAAACCACACTGTAGGCACCAATAGTGctgaaattttttttggttcAAGGTTAGAATCTGTTAGTGGTGATTCAACATCCTCTGGCTCCGGAACTACTAACTTGGAGGATAAGACCATAAGCAGTTTATATATTCCTCAAGAATCTCCTGCTGACATTTCCAGGAGCAATTCAACATCTCCTTCCTCTGGAGCTACTAACGAGCAGGACAAGACCATAAGCAGTTTATGTGAGGCTCAAGAATCCCCTGCTGACATTTCCAGGAATAATTCAACACCCTCTGGCTCTGGAACTACGAATGTGAAGGATGAGATCACAAGCCGTTTATGTGAGTCTCAAGAATCCCCTGCTGACATTTCCAGGAATAATTCAACACCCTCTGGCTCTGGAACTACGAATGTGAAGGATGAGATCACAAGCCGTTTATGTGAGGCTCAAGAATCCCCTGCTGACATTTCCAAGAATAATTCAACACCATCTGGCTTTGGAACTACGAATGTGAAGGATGAGATCACAAGCCATTTATGTGAGTCTCAAGAATCCCCCGCTGACATTTCCAGGAATAATTCAACACCCTCTGGCTCTGGAACTACGAATGTGAAGGATGAGATCACAAGCCGTTTATGTGAGTCTAAAGAATCCCCTGCTGACATTTCCAGGAATGATTCAACACCCTCTGGCTCTGGAACTACGAATGTGAAGGATGAGATCACAAGCCGTTTATGTGAGTCTCAAGAATCCCCTGCTGACATTTCCAGGAATAATTCAACACCCTCTGGCTCTGGAACTACAAATGTGAAGGATGAGATCACAAGCCATTTATGTGAGTCTCAAGAATCCCCTACTGATATTTCCAGGAATAATTCAACACCCTCTGGCTCTGGAACTATGAATGTGAAGGATGAGATCACAAGCCGTTTATGTGAGTCTCAAGAAACCCCTGCTGAAATTTCCAGGAATAATTCAACACCCTCTGGCTCTGGAACTAAGAATGTGAAGGATGAGATCACGAGCCGTTTATGTGAGTCTCAAGAATCCCCTGCTGATATTTCCAGGAATAATTCCATAAATTTCTGGACTAATGGTGGCCTATTAGGACTTGAGCCATCAAAACCTCCTGATTTCACCATGCCAAGTCCTATAAGTCAAGATTCTGCTAACAGAAGTCACACTGAGACAGTTGGTCTCTCAAATCATGCTTACAAGCTTATAGTTGATGAGCACGAATGCGAACATAGTCCATTAGTTGAGAATGCTGGCTGTAATGATAAGGATTTGAGTTCTAAATGCTCCATATCATGCTCGGAGAATCAAGATGATGGCATCACTTTCAAGAAAATACCTAACGGATTTTCACCCACTGAGTTGTATCCAAAGCTTCGTAATCTTGGTGATACAATGGAACCTGGGACTGTGTTGCCAGTTGTTCCATATGGAAAATCCACTTCCAATGAAGCGAATCAGGGAAATGAGGAAAGCTCTTCTCGGGTTTTTGGGCTTGGTCGTATGTTACTTGTGAATGGTTTTGGTAGAAAAGCTGCACAGGCTCACGATGACGGATCTGAGCCAGCTAGTTATTCAAATGCTGGTGTACTGGACCAGAAAAATGAGCAGCACAGACTTGAGTACCAAGCATTTCCGGAGACATCCTTCAGAGATCAGTTTGAGCATGGAACTGGTATTGATTCATCTCCTTCGTCACCACCACTTGAACATATGAAAATATCTTTCCATCCCGTAGATGGCATTGAAACTTCCATACTCAAACTGAAATTATCTGATGGCAATCAAGGCCATGAAAGCGTAAGAGACATGTTTCAGTCATTTCAGTTGATCCCAGAACCTGCTATTCCCTTGCATGAATTTGGTTCTGATTCCGATGATGACACATTCTGTAGATCATCTCCATATATATCAGATGATTGTCATAGTCAACTCTCGGAGTCGAATTCTGAACAATGGGAATCTAGTGAAACTCTAGAAAGAAATAACCATGGACTGTATGATGGTTTATGTGGAATCTCATCAGAGGAACTTATATCCACCTCCCCGGAACTGGGCGGAATATCCCATAATGCCACTTATGATGATGGTGGAAGTAAAAGTGTGCACACCGAGAATGGTCTGGAACATTCTCTCTCTGATCCTGTACTTGATCTTCCAAGTTTCGATGCTTTGGGACCTGTACTTCAGCAAGAAACAAAAGATGATTCAGATCCAAAGGATCTCCCCGGTTTGAGATGTTCAGTGGATTATACACCAGGACCACCACCTCTCCCTCCAGTGGAATGGCGTGCTTCAAAACCTCCCTCGAACGTTACAGAAGAAAAACAAGATGCATTCGAAGGTTTTCGACATGCATTAAATGCAGAACTATTGGGCTCTATCACCCTCCAGCAACCTAAGCCACCAGTACAGCAACAACAAATGAATGAGGATTTCATTAAACCGAAACGCAAG GACCAGCACTTGAATGGGCAGAAAGAAGCTGATCAGGCTCTTAATGGCAAAGGGATAGACGAAAAAGAAGATTTCCTACAACAAATCAGAACAAAG TCATTCAACCTGAGACGCACAGTACCAGCTAAGGCAGCCGACACACCAGTACCCACCACCAATTTCAAAGTCACTGCAATTTTAGAGAAAGCAAACGCCATTCGCCAG GCTGTTGGGAGCGATGAAGGTGACGATGACGATACCTGGAGTGACACTTGA
- the LOC126624093 gene encoding protein SCAR1-like isoform X1 — protein MPLVRFQVRNEYSLGQPQLYKEVNREDPKAVLDGVAVSGLVGILRQLGDLAEFAAEVFHGLQEQVMTTASRSHKLIVRVQHIEAALPSLEKAVLAQTSHIHFAYTGGIEWHPRIRNEKNHLIYNDLPRFIMDSYEECRDPPRLDLLDKYDTGGPGSCLKRYSDPTFFKKASAIPDEENVEKVRRSRKAQRSKKKRGSQRNGDVLRGASASNRSSRMQHISPIVNGRSSSSQTASTADMALKSDLGDNSISFDSRTELGYIEYAAHPTSSMQAEEHESKESPTSKLVQHDDTIDSVSPADQTGFVGDNFPGSSLQDQVTSGSSCVNWDEKTEIVDPKCQQNGIDENTEIHPTKDDLDAHEAGAGNFRIVERMDALFVDENIVESISIRNQTDEIESEPDNFMDALNTIESESETDLDCQTKREVEHFASVVSNKESYGVHDISLDCSGLQTPTFEFHTSTSYISFEAEVPTDLPNSALSESPTHKQMPQIDMEPSNPNHTVGTNSAEIFFGSRLESVSGDSTSSGSGTTNLEDKTISSLYIPQESPADISRSNSTSPSSGATNEQDKTISSLCEAQESPADISRNNSTPSGSGTTNVKDEITSRLCESQESPADISRNNSTPSGSGTTNVKDEITSRLCEAQESPADISKNNSTPSGFGTTNVKDEITSHLCESQESPADISRNNSTPSGSGTTNVKDEITSRLCESKESPADISRNDSTPSGSGTTNVKDEITSRLCESQESPADISRNNSTPSGSGTTNVKDEITSHLCESQESPTDISRNNSTPSGSGTMNVKDEITSRLCESQETPAEISRNNSTPSGSGTKNVKDEITSRLCESQESPADISRNNSINFWTNGGLLGLEPSKPPDFTMPSPISQDSANRSHTETVGLSNHAYKLIVDEHECEHSPLVENAGCNDKDLSSKCSISCSENQDDGITFKKIPNGFSPTELYPKLRNLGDTMEPGTVLPVVPYGKSTSNEANQGNEESSSRVFGLGRMLLVNGFGRKAAQAHDDGSEPASYSNAGVLDQKNEQHRLEYQAFPETSFRDQFEHGTGIDSSPSSPPLEHMKISFHPVDGIETSILKLKLSDGNQGHESVRDMFQSFQLIPEPAIPLHEFGSDSDDDTFCRSSPYISDDCHSQLSESNSEQWESSETLERNNHGLYDGLCGISSEELISTSPELGGISHNATYDDGGSKSVHTENGLEHSLSDPVLDLPSFDALGPVLQQETKDDSDPKDLPGLRCSVDYTPGPPPLPPVEWRASKPPSNVTEEKQDAFEGFRHALNAELLGSITLQQPKPPVQQQQMNEDFIKPKRKQDQHLNGQKEADQALNGKGIDEKEDFLQQIRTKSFNLRRTVPAKAADTPVPTTNFKVTAILEKANAIRQAVGSDEGDDDDTWSDT, from the exons ATGCCGCTGGTGAGGTTTCAGGTGCGGAACGAGTACAGCTTGGGGCAGCCTCAGTTATACAAGGAGGTAAACAGAGAAGATCCCAAAGCTGTGCTCGACGGCGTCGCCGTCTCTGGCCTCGTTGGGATCTTACGCCAATTGGGGGATCTTGCCGA GTTTGCAGCAGAGGTCTTTCATGGCTTGCAAGAGCAAGTGATGACTACAGCTTCTAGAAGCCATAAACTGATTGTTCGTGTGCAACACATTGAAGCTGCACTTCCTTCCCTCGAGAAGGCTGTACTTGCTCAAACAAGCCACATACATTTTGCTTACACCGGTG GTATAGAGTGGCATCCTCGTATTCGAAATGAGAAAAATCATTTGATCTACAATGACTTGCCGCGTTTTATTATGGATTCATACGAAGAATGTCGGGATCCTCCACGTTTGGATTTACTGGACAA ATATGATACTGGTGGCCCAGGATCTTGTTTGAAGAGATATTCAGATCCAACCTTTTTCAAAAAAGCATCAGCTATCCCTGATGAAGAAAATGTTGAAAAAGTCCGAAGATCTAGGAAAGCTCAAAGAAGCAAG AAGAAAAGAGGATCACAACGTAATGGAGATGTATTGCGTGGTGCATCAGCATCTAATCGCAGTAGCAG AATGCAACATATTTCTCCCATTGTAAATGGGCGAAGCTCATCTTCTCAAACTGCCTCTACAGCAGACATGGCATTAAAATCTGACCTGGGAGACAATTCCATTTCTTTTGATTCAAGAACTGAGTTGGGATATATTGAGTATGCTGCCCATCCAACTTCCTCCATGCAAGCTGAAGAACATGAATCCAAGGAATCACCTACTTCTAAGTTGGTGCAACATGATGATACTATTGATTCTGTTTCGCCTGCTGATCAAACTGGATTTGTAGGTGATAACTTTCCTGGAAGTTCATTACAGGATCAAGTTACCTCTGGTTCATCTTGTGTTAACTGGGATGAGAAAACAGAGATAGTGGATCCAAAATGTCAACAAAATGGTATAGATGAAAATACAGAGATACATCCAACAAAAGATGACTTGGATGCACATGAAGCCGGAGCAGGTAACTTTAGAATTGTTGAGCGAATGGATGCCCTCTTTGTTGATGAAAACATTGTGGAATCAATTTCAATCAGGAATCAGACTGATGAAATTGAAAGTGAACCCGACAATTTCATGGATGCTCTTAACACCATTGAATCAGAATCTGAAACCGATTTAGATTGTCAAACAAAACGAGAAgttgaacatttcgcctctgTTGTCAGCAACAAAGAATCATACGGGGTGCATGACATTAGCCTCGATTGTTCAGGCCTTCAAACTCCAACTTTTGAATTTCATACTTCAACATCTTACATTTCCTTCGAAGCAGAAGTGCCGACAGATCTGCCAAACTCAGCCTTGTCAGAGAGTCCTACACATAAGCAGATGCCTCAGATAGACATGGAACCTTCTAATCCAAACCACACTGTAGGCACCAATAGTGctgaaattttttttggttcAAGGTTAGAATCTGTTAGTGGTGATTCAACATCCTCTGGCTCCGGAACTACTAACTTGGAGGATAAGACCATAAGCAGTTTATATATTCCTCAAGAATCTCCTGCTGACATTTCCAGGAGCAATTCAACATCTCCTTCCTCTGGAGCTACTAACGAGCAGGACAAGACCATAAGCAGTTTATGTGAGGCTCAAGAATCCCCTGCTGACATTTCCAGGAATAATTCAACACCCTCTGGCTCTGGAACTACGAATGTGAAGGATGAGATCACAAGCCGTTTATGTGAGTCTCAAGAATCCCCTGCTGACATTTCCAGGAATAATTCAACACCCTCTGGCTCTGGAACTACGAATGTGAAGGATGAGATCACAAGCCGTTTATGTGAGGCTCAAGAATCCCCTGCTGACATTTCCAAGAATAATTCAACACCATCTGGCTTTGGAACTACGAATGTGAAGGATGAGATCACAAGCCATTTATGTGAGTCTCAAGAATCCCCCGCTGACATTTCCAGGAATAATTCAACACCCTCTGGCTCTGGAACTACGAATGTGAAGGATGAGATCACAAGCCGTTTATGTGAGTCTAAAGAATCCCCTGCTGACATTTCCAGGAATGATTCAACACCCTCTGGCTCTGGAACTACGAATGTGAAGGATGAGATCACAAGCCGTTTATGTGAGTCTCAAGAATCCCCTGCTGACATTTCCAGGAATAATTCAACACCCTCTGGCTCTGGAACTACAAATGTGAAGGATGAGATCACAAGCCATTTATGTGAGTCTCAAGAATCCCCTACTGATATTTCCAGGAATAATTCAACACCCTCTGGCTCTGGAACTATGAATGTGAAGGATGAGATCACAAGCCGTTTATGTGAGTCTCAAGAAACCCCTGCTGAAATTTCCAGGAATAATTCAACACCCTCTGGCTCTGGAACTAAGAATGTGAAGGATGAGATCACGAGCCGTTTATGTGAGTCTCAAGAATCCCCTGCTGATATTTCCAGGAATAATTCCATAAATTTCTGGACTAATGGTGGCCTATTAGGACTTGAGCCATCAAAACCTCCTGATTTCACCATGCCAAGTCCTATAAGTCAAGATTCTGCTAACAGAAGTCACACTGAGACAGTTGGTCTCTCAAATCATGCTTACAAGCTTATAGTTGATGAGCACGAATGCGAACATAGTCCATTAGTTGAGAATGCTGGCTGTAATGATAAGGATTTGAGTTCTAAATGCTCCATATCATGCTCGGAGAATCAAGATGATGGCATCACTTTCAAGAAAATACCTAACGGATTTTCACCCACTGAGTTGTATCCAAAGCTTCGTAATCTTGGTGATACAATGGAACCTGGGACTGTGTTGCCAGTTGTTCCATATGGAAAATCCACTTCCAATGAAGCGAATCAGGGAAATGAGGAAAGCTCTTCTCGGGTTTTTGGGCTTGGTCGTATGTTACTTGTGAATGGTTTTGGTAGAAAAGCTGCACAGGCTCACGATGACGGATCTGAGCCAGCTAGTTATTCAAATGCTGGTGTACTGGACCAGAAAAATGAGCAGCACAGACTTGAGTACCAAGCATTTCCGGAGACATCCTTCAGAGATCAGTTTGAGCATGGAACTGGTATTGATTCATCTCCTTCGTCACCACCACTTGAACATATGAAAATATCTTTCCATCCCGTAGATGGCATTGAAACTTCCATACTCAAACTGAAATTATCTGATGGCAATCAAGGCCATGAAAGCGTAAGAGACATGTTTCAGTCATTTCAGTTGATCCCAGAACCTGCTATTCCCTTGCATGAATTTGGTTCTGATTCCGATGATGACACATTCTGTAGATCATCTCCATATATATCAGATGATTGTCATAGTCAACTCTCGGAGTCGAATTCTGAACAATGGGAATCTAGTGAAACTCTAGAAAGAAATAACCATGGACTGTATGATGGTTTATGTGGAATCTCATCAGAGGAACTTATATCCACCTCCCCGGAACTGGGCGGAATATCCCATAATGCCACTTATGATGATGGTGGAAGTAAAAGTGTGCACACCGAGAATGGTCTGGAACATTCTCTCTCTGATCCTGTACTTGATCTTCCAAGTTTCGATGCTTTGGGACCTGTACTTCAGCAAGAAACAAAAGATGATTCAGATCCAAAGGATCTCCCCGGTTTGAGATGTTCAGTGGATTATACACCAGGACCACCACCTCTCCCTCCAGTGGAATGGCGTGCTTCAAAACCTCCCTCGAACGTTACAGAAGAAAAACAAGATGCATTCGAAGGTTTTCGACATGCATTAAATGCAGAACTATTGGGCTCTATCACCCTCCAGCAACCTAAGCCACCAGTACAGCAACAACAAATGAATGAGGATTTCATTAAACCGAAACGCAAG CAGGACCAGCACTTGAATGGGCAGAAAGAAGCTGATCAGGCTCTTAATGGCAAAGGGATAGACGAAAAAGAAGATTTCCTACAACAAATCAGAACAAAG TCATTCAACCTGAGACGCACAGTACCAGCTAAGGCAGCCGACACACCAGTACCCACCACCAATTTCAAAGTCACTGCAATTTTAGAGAAAGCAAACGCCATTCGCCAG GCTGTTGGGAGCGATGAAGGTGACGATGACGATACCTGGAGTGACACTTGA
- the LOC126624104 gene encoding dof zinc finger protein DOF1.5-like, translating into MAQVQNGQDVHGIKLFGKTITLQNRSSQVKEEPIKDDQMVEKRPDRIIPCPRCKSMETKFCYFNNYNVKQPRHFCKGCQRYWTAGGALRNVPVGAGRRKTKPPCQGMAGFPEGCIYEGSDVVHQFELDGVVEEWHVAAEQGGFHQVFPVLKRRRSGSGGQPCS; encoded by the coding sequence ATGGCTCAGGTCCAAAACGGCCAAGATGTTCATGGAATTAAGCTTTTCGGGAAAACGATTACACTGCAGAACAGATCATCACAAGTAAAAGAAGAACCCATAAAAGATGATCAAATGGTGGAGAAGCGGCCAGATAGGATCATACCATGCCCAAGATGCAAAAGTatggagactaaattttgttACTTCAATAACTACAATGTTAAGCAGCCTAGACACTTCTGCAAGGGCTGCCAGAGGTACTGGACGGCAGGCGGGGCCCTACGGAACGTGCCTGTGGGGGCCGGGCGACGGAAAACCAAGCCGCCTTGTCAGGGGATGGCCGGGTTCCCGGAGGGTTGTATATATGAGGGTTCAGATGTGGTGCACCAGTTTGAGTTGGATGGGGTGGTGGAAGAGTGGCATGTGGCGGCAGAACAAGGCGGTTTTCACCAAGTTTTCCCGGTGCTGAAGAGGCGGAGGAGCGGCTCAGGTGGTCAACCATGCAGCTGA